ATGGTTGGGAGGTTTGGTATCGTTTAGAATTTAGGAATTCAGACTTAGGATTTGCTCTCATTGCTTCTCCACCGGCAATCCTGCTTCTTTCATCGCTGCGCCGAATTCATCCTCGTACTCTTGGTACGTGTGTACTTTGACCGGGTAAGCCCACGGGTTTACGTGCCGACGGCTGCGGCTGTTATTCTGCAGATTTCTTGTCGGACTCAAAAAAACACCTGGCGCGTGCATTAGTTTGCTGAAGGGAAAGAAAGCTGCGAGGACGCTGACCAGGAACAGATGAATGTAAAAGGCGAGTCCCAAGTTTTGCGGAACTGCGGGGCGAAGACTGACCAAGCCCAGAATCAGCTCCTTTGTCTTTTCTGCGTCTATCTTGAAAAAGTGGCGCATGAGCACACCGGAGAGCACCACAGCAATAATGAGCAGAAGCGCAAAATAGTCGGATGGCAGCGAAATCAGCCGCACCTGTGGGTAGGTAATTCTTCGAAAGAAGAGGTACGTGAGAGCGAGGAGAATCGCTGCATCCGTCAGGTAGAATGTCGGTAGACCCACATAAAATAGACCGTCAAGACTTTGCAGCAGAGCGATGCCCGGCAGCACAGGCTCGGTAAAGAATCGCAGGTGCCGGAAAAGGATGATGAGAAGCGACCAGTGGAAGAGCATTCCGCCCGCCCATAGAAAGCGGTTGGAGCTGTATATCAGTTTTTGTGGAGTCTTCAGTTCAGTTCTGTCGTTTCTGAAAAGACTCCTGAAGAAAAGCACTTCGAGGGCCATTCTCGCGAACACTTCCCCACTGCTCTGCGGGCTCTCCAGGTTGTTCGCCTTTATCCATGGCAGAGATTTCTGTTGTCCGCAGACTGTGGGGATATGGAAGGGGACAGGGGATTGGGCCCATTTCGCGACCCGGTAGATGAAGCCAACCACAAACATGACGCATGCGACGTATGGTACCACTGCGCCAAAGAGTGTAGTCAGTCCCGCCATGCCCACGCCGATCCAGGGTATGGCGACGAGGATCAGCACAGCGAGGAGCGCAACGCACATTCCATTCATGATTTCCGCATCAAATCCTAATATCGAATATCTAAACTCTAAACAAATTCTGATATCAAATGTTCCAAATGGACAGATATCTCACGTGGAGATTCGGTCATTTGCTATTGTTTCGGATTTAGACATTAAAATTTAGGATTTAATCTTTCTCCTTCCCCATCGCCTGCACTACTCTTAATAATCGGTCTTTTTCTGCGCGGGCTTCTCCAACTTTTATGTCCGCAATTTGTTCACGACACGTCATGTAGAGATCAAATGCAGTGAGCGCCAGCTCGTCAATGCGTGATTCCATTTTCGATAAGGTGCTTGTGAAGTCAGGATCTGCCACGGCATCGCCGCATTCCTCCCGGATTGCCCGTTTCAGATCGATGACGAACCTGACCGCTTCCGAGGGCTTGAAGTCCTGGACTGCCCTGATGCGAACGATGGCATCGAGTGAATGGCTCATTTCTTTTGTCTCGCGGCCTGCGATAAGGCCATCGAATAGGTTCTCCAGTTCCCGTCGAATTGTTGACCCGACCGGGTTGGCAAAAGGATCCTGCCGGTCCCTCAATAAAGGTATAGAGTCCTGAGCGTAGGTAGCGAAGACAAGGTCCAGCCATCGACCAAGGATTCCGTCTTTCTTTCTTGTCAACAGTTCCTGCAACATTGTCATCGATCTGGCCTGTGACCTTTCACACATCGTCCCCTGAGGCAGCCCTGTGCCTCGCGAACTCGTAACTCGTAACAGCGCAGAAGGCGCCGGAACTCGCAACAGCTCAGCTAAAGAACTTTCCCTTCAGAATGAAATTCCAGTACAGGCGCTTTAAAAGGCTGGTCTGCCACAACCAGTAAAGACGGGACTCCTTGATGGCCGATATGCTCTGAGCGTAATCGAATTCTGCAAAAAAAAGACTACCAAAGCCTGTATGGAGTGGTACCACCGTATTACCGTCATAGACGGCTGTGCCTTCTCCCCCATTGATACGCTCTTTGATGCGCCTTGCGATCACTGCTGCCTGCCTTCGAGCCGCGGAGAACGTTTTTGCCGTAGGGTAATTTCCAGCATCGCCGATCGCATACACATTGTCGAAGTCCCTGTGGCGTAACGTGCTCTTGTCGCAGGTAACCCAACCGACGGGGTCCGCGAGTCCTTCGGAGTTCTGGATAATGTCAGCGCCTGAATGAGGGGGAATAATGGAAAGAAGATCGAAACCGATCTTTTCACCAAGGAAGTCCTCGCAAGACCCTTTTTTTGCATCGATTCTTGTTGGGGTGAACTCGATCTTCACTTCGATGCCACGTTCCCCGAGGAGCCGCTCCACATACCCGGCATAGGGTTCAATGCTGGGTGGCACCGAAGAATCGGGTGTGGTCAGGATGAAGCGGCACTTGTCACGGATTCCCCTGCGTCTCATCTCCGCTTCAGCTAGCAGGATGAAGCTTACAGGGGTTGCGGCGCACCTGATAGGCATCTCGCAGATGCATGAGACGATAGTACCACCTTCAAACCTCTTAAGGGCATCGCGTAGCTTCAAAGCAGATTCAAGAAAGTAGAAGCTGAAAACATTCCTTCCGTTTTTCAGACCTTCCTTCAGGGCTTCAGGTTCATCAGTTGTCAGCTTCGCACCCGTGGCAATGATCACATAATCAAAGGGAATAGTTCCGGATCGTGCGGTACTCACCGTGCCCTGAAGGTTTATTTTTCGGGCCTCGTCCGTAACGAGTGTTATCCCTCTGACAAGAAGGTCCTTTATGTCCCTGCTCAAATCTTCCTGTCTGTCGATGTCAAAGAGAAGCGTAAGGAGGCCGGGGTGATAAAAGTGTTTGCTGTTCTTCTCTATAAGGACAATTGCAGCACCCTCGCTCCCGATCTGCTTTCTGAGCCGGTTCGCGGCCATGATGCCGGCTGACCCGCCGCCGACAATCACGACCTGCTTCTTTTTCTCACCAGGCCTTATCAAAGCTGCTCCCAGGTAAGGAAGGGTTTTTGCAGATCAACCATAGCATTTACGATCAGTTCTACGAGCCCACCGTAGAAAATGCCGCTCTTCCGGGTTGCGCCATAAAACTCGAACATATCCCTCATGAGTCCTTTGCAGTTGGAACAGGGAGCGCAGACATACTTGTTTTGGGCAGGTTCGGAAACGTCAGCAAACGCTTCGAGGATCTGTTTCATCTTCATTCTTGCTGAAACGGAATTGCGCCAGTCAGGAAAATTCATTGACTGCATTATAGCAAAACCACTGCCGCCGCCACAGCAATAATTATCCACACCGTGGGGCTCCATTTCTCTGAATTGGGGGCAGATGGCCCTTAGAATTTTTCTCTGTGGCTCCACGATGCCCATAAGGCGCACCATGTTGCACGGGTCGTGCAGGGTCACGGGAAAGTCGTTGCGTTTCGGGTCCAGCTTTATCTTTCCGCTCAGGACGAGATGTTCCAAAAGCGGTAATGCACTCTCTCTCGGGATATTAAGCTCTCCAGTCAAGACCCGATCTGCGATCACGAGGATTGCCTTGTGCGCGTGTCCGCATTCGCCCACGCAAATTTTCTTGACCTTGAGAGTGCGCGCCGCTTCTGCATGATGCACTGCTACCCGTGCCGCCTGGACATCGTCATACCATATGCCATAGTTGACTGCGTCGTAGCCGGCGATTTGACTCGAAAGCGTCCAGTCGATGCCGGCGGCATCAAAGAGGATTGCGAAGGCCTGGGGATTCTCGGGCCATGCCATAAACTCCCCCGCGTTGTGCACCAGCAGCACTTCTGCACCTTCTTTGTCCACGGGTATTTTTATTTTCCTGCCCGTCTTTTCCTCTATGTCGTCTTCCATGAAGGCGATGATGTTTGCAAGGGCTTTCGGCGTTATACCTGTGCTGGAACCCACCTTGAGCTGTTGGACCGTTCCCTGTTCGTGAAGTTCCCGGGCTGCGATCCCCATTTCCTGGCTGAAGAGTTTTCTGATTTCCCGGCTGATGAGCGCATTGTCGATACCCAAAGGACAGACCTGCGCGCATCGCCTGCAAAGGCTGCACCGGTACGCAAGTTCAGCCAGGCGTGCGAGAAGCGTAAAATTGAGCTCGATGTTGCTTGCCGTCAGCCTTGCGAGCAGGCTGTTTTCTTTTTTTAAGTACTTGTTGATGATGCGGCGGAGCACCTCGGGGCGAAAGGTCGGCCGGTAGATCTCCTGTTTTCCGCTCGACAGGTACGCAGGGCAGGAGTCGTTGCAGAGCTGGCATTTCACGCAATAATCGAGTGAATGGAGGAGCGGCTGGATAAAGGTCCAGTTGTTTTCCTTCGATAGCAATTTTTTGAGGCCTGACAGAAATTTAGCGACGAACTCCTCTTCCTCCTGAGCGTTGGCGGGTTTCGTCACGCCCAGGCCGACAATGCCGTCGAGGGAAGCTTCGTAGCGCTGGCGTTGCTCTTCGGTAAGCTCTTTGAGGGGACGCGGCTCGTCGTAGGGCGGCGGCAAGGGCAAGAGATCGGATGGTTCCAGTGTCACGAGCTGTTGGGCAGGCCTGGATAAATCTTCTATCTTCATCTTTCGTTTCATGAACTCAGTTCTTCACCTGGTCGGCCCAGGATTGTCCACCTTTGATGTGAGGGGCTGCCCAGGTGACCTTCTGGCTCATCTGTTGCTGCAGTTCCCTTTCCAGCCGACTTCCCTGGAGATTCGGCTCATCATCCCACCGTATGAGGAAGAAAGCAAAAAGTCTGGTGATGTAATGCATCGACCGCGTAAAGGGCAGATAGATGAGGAACAGGTCAAAGAGCACGATGTGCAGTTCAGCGCCCGGGGCCACTGTGATGGGCCGCAAGGTGATCAGTCCCATCCAGAATTCCCTGTACTCGGAAAAAGTGGGGTCGACAAAATACCATGCGTAGAGTCCACTCAGGAACACCAACAGACAGAAGAAATAGGTGAAATAATTTTGTGGAGTGGCGTAAAGCCGAAGATCTTCATCACTGAACCTTTTGATGAAAATTCCAATGCTGCCAAGAAGACCGCTTACAAAACTGACAACCCCCATGAGGAGCAGAACGTAATAGAAAAGCCTTCCGGCTAAAAAAGAAGATTCCCCAGAGATCGGCAGCCCTAGAAGCGTGGCTGCAGCCGCGAAAAAAGTGAGGATGTGAAAACCGATGATCAGGATAAAGCCTACGTGCCATGGGTAGAGCGCCAGCCAGTAACTCTTGTGGCGCTTAAAGTATTCGCTCATCGAGAAGTATTCTTGAAGAAGGAAGAGGATGCTGCGCAAACGGCTTTTACTGCGGGTGCCATTGATCCAGTCGATTTCCTCGAAATAGGACCCCCCGTACCTGTATCGCTCTTCATGCAGGACCGGATAAAGCTCCCAGCGCAGGTGGCGGGGTAGACGCAACCACTTTACCATCTTCGACGTATACATCGCGATGATAAAGATGTAGCCGATATAGGTCATTACGGCAAGAAATACTGCCACGTGCTCCCCCTGTTAAACCTGACCAAGTTATGTTCAGCGAGGCTTGTGTGAGCCTTACTACTCTTCTATACGCAACCCGTCGGTTTCGGCAGCCCTGCGACTTTGCATGCCCCTTTCGCCGGTCCGCCCGGGAAGAGTTCGTAAATCTTTTTGAGGTCGAGGCCGGTCTGTTTCACAAGCATACGGACCGGTGG
The sequence above is drawn from the Syntrophorhabdales bacterium genome and encodes:
- the dsrM gene encoding sulfate reduction electron transfer complex DsrMKJOP subunit DsrM, whose translation is MNGMCVALLAVLILVAIPWIGVGMAGLTTLFGAVVPYVACVMFVVGFIYRVAKWAQSPVPFHIPTVCGQQKSLPWIKANNLESPQSSGEVFARMALEVLFFRSLFRNDRTELKTPQKLIYSSNRFLWAGGMLFHWSLLIILFRHLRFFTEPVLPGIALLQSLDGLFYVGLPTFYLTDAAILLALTYLFFRRITYPQVRLISLPSDYFALLLIIAVVLSGVLMRHFFKIDAEKTKELILGLVSLRPAVPQNLGLAFYIHLFLVSVLAAFFPFSKLMHAPGVFLSPTRNLQNNSRSRRHVNPWAYPVKVHTYQEYEDEFGAAMKEAGLPVEKQ
- a CDS encoding RsbRD N-terminal domain-containing protein, whose amino-acid sequence is MTRKKDGILGRWLDLVFATYAQDSIPLLRDRQDPFANPVGSTIRRELENLFDGLIAGRETKEMSHSLDAIVRIRAVQDFKPSEAVRFVIDLKRAIREECGDAVADPDFTSTLSKMESRIDELALTAFDLYMTCREQIADIKVGEARAEKDRLLRVVQAMGKEKD
- a CDS encoding FAD/NAD(P)-binding oxidoreductase, with the protein product MIRPGEKKKQVVIVGGGSAGIMAANRLRKQIGSEGAAIVLIEKNSKHFYHPGLLTLLFDIDRQEDLSRDIKDLLVRGITLVTDEARKINLQGTVSTARSGTIPFDYVIIATGAKLTTDEPEALKEGLKNGRNVFSFYFLESALKLRDALKRFEGGTIVSCICEMPIRCAATPVSFILLAEAEMRRRGIRDKCRFILTTPDSSVPPSIEPYAGYVERLLGERGIEVKIEFTPTRIDAKKGSCEDFLGEKIGFDLLSIIPPHSGADIIQNSEGLADPVGWVTCDKSTLRHRDFDNVYAIGDAGNYPTAKTFSAARRQAAVIARRIKERINGGEGTAVYDGNTVVPLHTGFGSLFFAEFDYAQSISAIKESRLYWLWQTSLLKRLYWNFILKGKFFS
- a CDS encoding (Fe-S)-binding protein, which produces MKRKMKIEDLSRPAQQLVTLEPSDLLPLPPPYDEPRPLKELTEEQRQRYEASLDGIVGLGVTKPANAQEEEEFVAKFLSGLKKLLSKENNWTFIQPLLHSLDYCVKCQLCNDSCPAYLSSGKQEIYRPTFRPEVLRRIINKYLKKENSLLARLTASNIELNFTLLARLAELAYRCSLCRRCAQVCPLGIDNALISREIRKLFSQEMGIAARELHEQGTVQQLKVGSSTGITPKALANIIAFMEDDIEEKTGRKIKIPVDKEGAEVLLVHNAGEFMAWPENPQAFAILFDAAGIDWTLSSQIAGYDAVNYGIWYDDVQAARVAVHHAEAARTLKVKKICVGECGHAHKAILVIADRVLTGELNIPRESALPLLEHLVLSGKIKLDPKRNDFPVTLHDPCNMVRLMGIVEPQRKILRAICPQFREMEPHGVDNYCCGGGSGFAIMQSMNFPDWRNSVSARMKMKQILEAFADVSEPAQNKYVCAPCSNCKGLMRDMFEFYGATRKSGIFYGGLVELIVNAMVDLQKPFLTWEQL
- a CDS encoding respiratory nitrate reductase subunit gamma, whose product is MAVFLAVMTYIGYIFIIAMYTSKMVKWLRLPRHLRWELYPVLHEERYRYGGSYFEEIDWINGTRSKSRLRSILFLLQEYFSMSEYFKRHKSYWLALYPWHVGFILIIGFHILTFFAAAATLLGLPISGESSFLAGRLFYYVLLLMGVVSFVSGLLGSIGIFIKRFSDEDLRLYATPQNYFTYFFCLLVFLSGLYAWYFVDPTFSEYREFWMGLITLRPITVAPGAELHIVLFDLFLIYLPFTRSMHYITRLFAFFLIRWDDEPNLQGSRLERELQQQMSQKVTWAAPHIKGGQSWADQVKN